A DNA window from Agrobacterium vaccinii contains the following coding sequences:
- a CDS encoding SDR family oxidoreductase has product MTHTSPIALVTGANKGIGLAIARQLGAAGHTVWLGCRDVSRGEMAACELRGNGVDARAVQLDVTEDESVSNAAKIVKSAVGHLDVLVNNAGLMFGPPPSLAEESIDEMQRMFNTNVFGVMRVTQAFLPLLRKSKAARIVMMSSGLSSLTDALDMRSETWTVGFGGYCASKTALNMLTVKLAKELDREGIKVNAVDPGLTSSDMTGNGAGHSPEEGARPGVALATTHAYGPTAGFYACAPSGELVQKSW; this is encoded by the coding sequence ATGACCCACACATCGCCCATTGCGCTCGTTACGGGAGCAAACAAGGGTATTGGCCTCGCCATTGCGCGGCAGCTTGGCGCAGCCGGACACACAGTCTGGCTGGGATGCCGAGACGTGTCACGGGGCGAGATGGCAGCTTGCGAACTGCGAGGAAACGGCGTTGACGCCCGTGCAGTGCAACTCGATGTCACGGAAGATGAGAGCGTTTCCAACGCCGCCAAAATCGTCAAGAGTGCAGTGGGGCATCTCGACGTATTGGTCAACAACGCCGGGCTCATGTTTGGTCCGCCTCCCTCGCTTGCCGAGGAGTCAATTGACGAGATGCAGCGGATGTTCAACACCAACGTATTCGGGGTGATGCGCGTCACTCAAGCCTTTTTGCCGTTGTTGCGCAAATCGAAGGCGGCACGGATCGTAATGATGAGCAGCGGCCTAAGTTCGTTGACGGATGCCTTGGACATGCGGAGCGAAACATGGACGGTCGGTTTCGGCGGATACTGCGCCTCCAAGACTGCGCTGAACATGTTGACCGTCAAGCTCGCGAAGGAGCTGGATCGGGAAGGGATCAAAGTGAACGCGGTGGACCCCGGCCTCACATCGAGCGATATGACAGGCAACGGAGCTGGTCATTCGCCTGAAGAAGGCGCTCGCCCTGGAGTCGCTCTTGCAACGACCCACGCATATGGACCGACAGCAGGGTTCTACGCTTGCGCTCCATCAGGCGAACTTGTGCAAAAGAGTTGGTGA
- a CDS encoding MarR family winged helix-turn-helix transcriptional regulator gives MTEPTPEQIEKLATAFERFTRRFKVAEAAAVMQNSLNPLDIQALLFIDEHPECNLGDVARHLQVALTTMSSSADRLVRRDMIERQRPEANRRSVALTITNEGQQAVAGYIDGYRASCKAMLQALDSVDQTEFLRLTQQIAKYEG, from the coding sequence ATGACAGAACCTACGCCCGAACAAATCGAAAAACTCGCTACCGCCTTTGAGCGCTTTACCCGTCGTTTCAAGGTCGCGGAGGCAGCGGCCGTTATGCAAAACTCGCTCAACCCCCTCGATATTCAGGCGCTTCTTTTTATCGATGAGCATCCCGAGTGTAACCTCGGGGATGTTGCCCGGCACCTTCAGGTCGCTCTGACGACAATGTCGTCTTCGGCTGACCGGCTGGTCCGTCGGGACATGATTGAACGGCAGCGGCCAGAGGCGAACCGCAGGTCGGTGGCTCTGACGATCACGAACGAGGGGCAGCAAGCCGTTGCAGGCTATATCGATGGATATCGAGCATCCTGCAAAGCGATGCTGCAGGCCCTCGATTCCGTCGACCAAACCGAATTTCTGAGGCTTACCCAACAAATTGCAAAATACGAAGGTTGA
- a CDS encoding NADP-dependent oxidoreductase produces the protein MKAFVVDKYKKHRPLRLADMPNPEIGANDVLVRIEATAINLLDSKVRDGEFKLFLPYRPPFILGHDLAGTVLRVGANVRQFKAGDEVYGRPRDHRAGTFAEMIAVDAADLALKPKNLSMVQAASIPLVGLTAWQALVEVGKVKPGQKVFIQAGSGGVGTFAIQLAKHLGASVATTTSAANIELVKSLGADVVIDYKTQDFEQVLSGYDLVLNSQDARALAKSVNVLRPGGKLISISGPPDVPFAKSLRLNLILRLVMWMLSRGILKKAKSRGVDYSFLFMRAEGQQLQEIAKLVDASAIRPVVDKVFPFSQTAEALPYVETGRAKGKVVVAVSQ, from the coding sequence GTGAAAGCCTTCGTTGTCGACAAATACAAGAAGCATAGGCCCCTGCGTCTAGCGGACATGCCAAATCCTGAGATCGGTGCCAACGACGTGCTGGTTCGCATCGAGGCCACCGCAATCAACCTTCTTGATTCCAAGGTGCGTGACGGCGAATTCAAGCTGTTCCTGCCCTATCGCCCGCCCTTCATCCTCGGTCATGATCTGGCTGGCACTGTCCTCCGCGTCGGCGCCAATGTCCGACAGTTCAAGGCAGGCGACGAAGTCTACGGACGTCCGCGGGATCACAGAGCTGGCACCTTCGCAGAAATGATAGCGGTTGATGCCGCAGACCTGGCGCTGAAGCCGAAAAACCTCTCCATGGTGCAGGCTGCCTCGATCCCGCTGGTCGGACTGACCGCGTGGCAGGCGCTTGTCGAGGTGGGCAAGGTCAAGCCGGGTCAAAAGGTATTCATCCAGGCAGGGTCCGGCGGTGTCGGCACATTCGCTATCCAACTCGCCAAACATCTCGGTGCCAGCGTGGCGACCACCACTAGTGCCGCGAATATCGAGCTTGTCAAAAGCCTCGGCGCGGATGTGGTCATCGACTACAAGACGCAGGACTTCGAACAGGTGCTCTCGGGATACGATCTCGTGCTGAACAGCCAGGATGCCAGGGCGTTAGCAAAGTCGGTGAATGTGCTGAGGCCCGGCGGTAAACTGATCTCGATCTCCGGACCGCCGGACGTCCCCTTCGCCAAATCCCTGCGGCTGAACCTCATCCTGCGCCTTGTCATGTGGATGCTGAGCAGAGGGATTCTGAAAAAGGCAAAGAGCCGGGGCGTCGACTATTCGTTCCTATTCATGCGGGCGGAAGGCCAGCAACTGCAGGAGATCGCCAAGCTGGTCGACGCTAGCGCCATCCGTCCTGTCGTCGACAAGGTGTTTCCCTTTTCGCAGACGGCGGAAGCCTTGCCTTATGTCGAAACCGGGCGCGCCAAGGGGAAGGTTGTCGTTGCCGTTTCGCAGTGA
- a CDS encoding oxidoreductase — MATFASKRQKTAFVTGASSGIGKAAALTLSRAGYRVIGTSRKASPDEVRDGIRMIACDVTSDASVAAAASLALAELGQIDLLVNNAGYAISGAAEESSIEQVHALFDTNFLGVVRVTNAVLPIMRQKGFGRILNIGSVVGLIPGPFGAYYTASKHAIEGYSESLDHEVRPFGIRVAVIEPWATKTSIEANSPRGDRPVAAYGQTFARYQAAFNAAMAAGDTADDVAATILAAAQARTPRLRYPSGKAARQTSFARRFLPRALFDRILRKQFNIA, encoded by the coding sequence ATGGCAACCTTTGCATCTAAAAGACAGAAGACTGCATTTGTGACCGGTGCCTCAAGCGGCATCGGCAAAGCGGCTGCATTGACGCTCAGCCGGGCGGGTTACCGGGTGATTGGCACCAGCCGCAAGGCGTCACCCGACGAGGTTCGCGACGGCATACGCATGATCGCGTGCGATGTGACCTCGGACGCTTCCGTTGCTGCCGCGGCGTCGCTGGCACTTGCAGAACTCGGCCAAATCGACCTTCTCGTCAACAATGCCGGATACGCCATATCAGGCGCTGCGGAAGAAAGTTCGATCGAGCAGGTTCATGCGCTGTTCGATACAAATTTTCTGGGCGTGGTGCGGGTGACGAATGCAGTTCTTCCGATCATGCGTCAAAAGGGTTTTGGGCGGATCCTGAATATTGGCTCGGTCGTGGGGCTTATTCCTGGTCCCTTCGGCGCTTATTATACGGCGAGCAAGCATGCGATCGAGGGTTATTCCGAATCCCTCGATCACGAGGTGCGGCCGTTCGGCATCCGGGTCGCCGTCATTGAGCCATGGGCGACGAAGACGTCCATCGAAGCCAACTCGCCGCGTGGCGACCGTCCCGTTGCGGCCTATGGTCAGACATTTGCCCGATACCAAGCGGCGTTCAATGCCGCCATGGCAGCCGGCGACACGGCAGACGATGTCGCCGCGACTATTCTTGCCGCAGCGCAAGCAAGGACGCCGCGCTTGCGGTACCCCTCGGGAAAGGCTGCCCGACAGACTTCCTTCGCCCGGCGCTTTCTTCCGCGTGCGCTGTTTGATCGTATCCTGCGCAAGCAATTCAACATAGCCTGA
- a CDS encoding alkene reductase — translation MTKTTLFEPTSLGAITLANRIVMAPLTRNRAGAGFVPGDLTAEYYAQRASAGLIISEATQISQQGQGYQDTPGIYTKDQIDGWRKVTAAVHAKGGRIVMQLWHVGRISHVDLQPNGGLPVAPSAIRAATKTFVNNGFVDVSEPRALEIDELAGIVDDFRKAAANAVEAGFDGVEVHGANGYLLEQFTKDGANVRTDAYGGSVENRARLMLEVTAAVAQEIGAERVGTRISPVSPANGISCSDPQTQYDYIVDKLDALGIAYIHVVEGATGGPRDVAPFDYGSLRRRFSKSYIANNGFDFELATSYLADGSADLIAFGRPFIANPDLVERLQSGAPLAEINPATLYGGGAAGYTDYPRLTETSGR, via the coding sequence ATGACAAAGACCACCCTCTTCGAACCCACCAGTCTAGGCGCAATCACGCTTGCAAACCGCATCGTCATGGCGCCGCTCACCCGCAACCGCGCTGGCGCGGGCTTCGTGCCCGGCGACCTGACAGCCGAATATTATGCCCAGCGCGCTTCTGCAGGGCTGATTATATCCGAGGCTACCCAGATTTCCCAGCAGGGCCAGGGCTATCAGGACACGCCCGGCATCTACACGAAGGACCAGATCGACGGCTGGCGCAAGGTGACGGCTGCTGTGCACGCAAAGGGTGGGCGCATCGTCATGCAGCTCTGGCATGTTGGTCGCATCAGCCATGTCGACCTGCAGCCCAATGGCGGCCTGCCAGTGGCGCCATCGGCCATTCGTGCGGCGACCAAGACCTTTGTCAACAATGGCTTTGTCGATGTGTCCGAGCCCCGCGCCCTGGAGATTGATGAGCTCGCCGGTATCGTAGACGACTTCCGCAAGGCGGCAGCCAATGCCGTCGAAGCCGGTTTCGATGGGGTCGAGGTGCACGGGGCCAACGGCTATCTGCTCGAGCAGTTCACTAAAGACGGCGCCAATGTTCGAACGGATGCCTATGGCGGCTCCGTGGAAAACCGCGCGCGTCTCATGCTCGAAGTCACCGCCGCGGTGGCGCAGGAAATCGGTGCCGAGCGCGTAGGCACTCGGATTTCGCCGGTCTCGCCCGCCAACGGCATTTCCTGCAGCGATCCCCAGACGCAGTACGATTACATCGTCGATAAACTCGATGCTCTCGGCATCGCCTACATTCACGTCGTCGAAGGTGCGACCGGCGGCCCGCGCGACGTCGCGCCCTTCGATTATGGCTCGCTGCGCCGCCGCTTCAGCAAAAGCTACATCGCCAACAATGGCTTTGATTTTGAGCTTGCGACGTCGTATCTGGCCGATGGCAGTGCGGATCTCATTGCCTTCGGACGCCCCTTCATCGCCAATCCCGATCTCGTGGAGCGACTGCAAAGCGGTGCACCTCTGGCCGAAATCAATCCGGCCACGCTCTATGGCGGCGGCGCTGCGGGCTACACCGACTATCCGCGCCTTACCGAGACCTCCGGTCGTTGA
- a CDS encoding SDR family NAD(P)-dependent oxidoreductase, translating into MSQISAVLITGASTGIGATYAERFARRGHDLVLVARDVARMEMLASRLRQETGVTIEILPADLTQTTDLAKVETRLRDDARIGILVNNAGTAIGGSFVDQSVDDMTKLVTLNATALVRLSSAIAPRLAKAGEGAIVNIGSVVGLAPEFGMTVYGATKAFVLFLSQGLAQELGPKGVYIQAVLPATTRTEIWDHVGADVNAMNNVMEVGDLVDAALVGFDRRELVTIPPLHDIGQWDAFDGARKAMLGNLANALSAERYRTSV; encoded by the coding sequence ATGAGCCAAATTTCCGCGGTCCTGATTACTGGTGCGTCCACTGGCATTGGCGCCACCTATGCCGAACGGTTCGCGCGCCGCGGCCATGACCTCGTGCTGGTCGCCCGAGACGTGGCACGCATGGAGATGCTTGCAAGCCGTCTGCGCCAGGAAACCGGCGTGACGATCGAAATTCTCCCGGCCGATCTCACCCAGACGACGGATCTTGCAAAGGTTGAGACCCGGCTGCGTGACGATGCGCGCATCGGCATTCTCGTCAACAATGCCGGAACGGCGATCGGTGGAAGCTTCGTTGACCAGAGCGTCGATGACATGACCAAGCTCGTTACGCTCAACGCGACCGCGCTCGTCAGGCTTTCCAGCGCTATTGCTCCCCGACTTGCCAAGGCAGGGGAAGGCGCAATCGTCAATATCGGTTCGGTCGTCGGCCTCGCCCCGGAATTCGGCATGACCGTCTACGGTGCGACAAAGGCTTTCGTCCTTTTCCTGTCACAGGGACTTGCGCAAGAGCTCGGACCGAAGGGTGTTTACATTCAGGCGGTGCTTCCCGCCACGACCCGGACCGAAATCTGGGATCACGTCGGCGCAGACGTCAATGCCATGAACAATGTCATGGAAGTGGGTGATCTGGTCGATGCGGCCCTGGTCGGGTTCGACCGTCGCGAACTGGTGACCATCCCGCCCTTGCACGATATCGGCCAGTGGGACGCCTTCGATGGCGCGCGAAAAGCCATGCTCGGCAATCTCGCCAACGCGCTCTCTGCCGAACGCTATCGCACATCGGTGTGA
- a CDS encoding TetR/AcrR family transcriptional regulator, producing the protein MKVSREQMAENRRRILDVASRLFKDKGFDAVSVAEVMKAAGLTHGGFYGHFTSKDDLVAQTLAQALASDSVGDGKFNSFVRSYLAPRHRDNPGNGCPTAGLAAAIRHQKPAAKAVMTEGLRTQIARIEQALPEQGAAEKRRAAIGSWAAMVGAVILARAVDDPELSDEVLEQTRAWIDTRVG; encoded by the coding sequence ATGAAGGTCAGCCGAGAACAGATGGCAGAAAACCGTCGCCGGATTCTGGATGTCGCGAGCCGGTTGTTTAAGGACAAGGGGTTCGATGCGGTCAGTGTGGCCGAAGTCATGAAGGCAGCCGGACTGACGCATGGCGGCTTTTACGGACACTTCACATCAAAAGATGATCTTGTGGCCCAGACGCTTGCACAGGCGCTGGCATCTGACAGTGTCGGAGACGGCAAGTTCAACAGTTTCGTCCGCTCTTACCTCGCACCTCGTCATCGGGATAATCCCGGCAATGGATGCCCGACGGCAGGCCTCGCCGCCGCTATTCGTCACCAGAAGCCAGCCGCAAAAGCCGTCATGACAGAAGGATTGCGCACCCAAATCGCGCGTATCGAGCAGGCGCTTCCGGAGCAAGGTGCAGCCGAAAAGCGCCGTGCAGCGATCGGAAGCTGGGCCGCAATGGTGGGAGCCGTTATCCTTGCCAGAGCGGTCGATGATCCTGAATTGTCTGACGAGGTTCTTGAGCAGACGCGCGCTTGGATCGACACCCGTGTCGGCTAG
- a CDS encoding efflux RND transporter permease subunit — MSFNLSAIAVRERAVTLFFIVLLAAAGVYAFVKLGRAEDPSFTIKTLTVTSVWPGATAREMQDLVAEPLEKRLQELTWYDRVETTTRPGYAFLTVTLKDNTPASAVGEEFYQARKKLGDEARNLPPGVMGPFVNDEYSDVSFGLYALKAKGMPMRDLVRQAEVIRQDLLHVPGIKKINIVGERPEQIFVEFSFAKLATLGISTQDIASALQRQNTVTPAGSIDTKGPQVFIRFDGAYNSKQAIADTPIAVAGRTLKLSNLADVRRGYQDPATYIIRHEGEPTIMLGAVMQAGWNGLDLGKALEARSAAIAQTLPLGMTLTKVSDQAVNIDEAVGEFMLKFAMALGVVLFVSLVALGWRVGIVVALAVPLTLAVVFLIMLETGRFFDRITLGALILALGLLVDDAIIAIEVMVVKMEEGMDRIKAAAYAWSHTAAPMLSGTLVTIIGLMPVGFAKSTAGEYAGNIFWVVGFALIVSWLVAVTFTPYLGVKMLPDIKPAEGGHEAIYNTPNYRRLRSTIAFAVRHKFMTCAIVGITMAVSVVGMGGVKQQFFPTSDRPEVLVEVRMPEGTSIEATTSAVKKVEDWLQTQPETNIVTSYVGQGAPRFFFAMAPELPDPAFAKVVVLTPDAHAREELKHRLRAAISEGLVPEASVRVTQLVFGPYTPFPVEFRIMGPDQDELYRISEQALAIMKTVPDVRQANRDWGNRTPVLRFVPDQERLNLIGLSPSEAAQQMQLLLSGIPVTQVRDNIRNVPVVARSAGENRLDPSRLADFSLMSRDGRQVPLDQLGHSEIRFEEPILKRRDRTPVITIRSDINEATQPPEVSQQVMKALQPLIASLPVGYRIEMGGNIEESLKANAALVQVFPLMIAATLIVIILQVRSLSTMTMVMLTAPLGLAGVVPTLLLFNQPFGFNAILGLIGLAGILMRNTLILTEQIKENQAAGLHDYHAVIEATVQRTRPVILTALAAILAFIPLTHSVFWGSMAYTLIGGTAAGTAMILLFLPALYAVWFRIKPPKAEASQQTDIQREPGHGHAMAAE; from the coding sequence TCAAGTTGGGGCGCGCCGAGGATCCGTCCTTCACTATCAAGACGCTAACCGTTACATCCGTTTGGCCCGGCGCGACAGCGCGGGAAATGCAGGATCTTGTCGCCGAACCTCTCGAAAAGCGTCTCCAGGAACTGACATGGTACGACCGCGTCGAGACGACAACTCGACCGGGTTATGCATTCCTCACGGTGACGCTGAAAGACAATACGCCAGCGTCTGCTGTTGGAGAGGAGTTCTATCAGGCGCGCAAGAAGCTTGGCGATGAAGCCAGAAACCTGCCTCCGGGCGTGATGGGCCCGTTTGTGAATGATGAGTATTCCGACGTCAGCTTTGGTCTCTATGCCCTGAAAGCCAAGGGCATGCCGATGCGAGATCTGGTGCGGCAGGCGGAGGTCATCCGTCAGGATCTGCTTCACGTTCCCGGCATCAAGAAAATCAACATCGTCGGCGAACGTCCCGAACAGATTTTCGTAGAGTTCTCCTTTGCCAAGCTGGCTACGCTCGGCATATCCACTCAGGATATTGCCTCAGCTTTGCAGAGACAAAACACCGTCACGCCTGCAGGGTCGATCGACACGAAAGGACCGCAAGTCTTCATCCGGTTTGACGGTGCTTATAACAGTAAGCAGGCAATAGCCGACACGCCGATTGCTGTCGCTGGAAGGACACTCAAGCTGTCCAATCTTGCCGATGTACGACGCGGCTATCAAGATCCAGCGACCTACATCATCCGCCACGAAGGCGAACCGACGATCATGCTGGGTGCCGTGATGCAGGCGGGATGGAACGGTCTCGATCTCGGCAAGGCGCTTGAAGCCCGATCGGCGGCGATCGCGCAGACGCTGCCTTTGGGTATGACTTTGACCAAAGTCAGCGATCAGGCCGTCAATATCGATGAGGCCGTTGGCGAGTTCATGCTGAAGTTCGCAATGGCACTTGGCGTGGTGCTCTTTGTAAGCTTGGTCGCGCTTGGCTGGCGTGTTGGCATCGTCGTGGCGCTAGCCGTGCCGCTCACTCTTGCCGTTGTCTTTCTCATCATGCTGGAAACCGGGCGGTTTTTCGACCGCATTACACTCGGAGCTCTGATCCTGGCGCTCGGACTTCTGGTTGATGATGCCATCATCGCTATCGAAGTCATGGTCGTGAAAATGGAAGAAGGCATGGATCGCATCAAGGCGGCCGCTTACGCCTGGAGCCATACGGCAGCCCCCATGCTGTCCGGAACGCTCGTCACCATTATCGGCCTGATGCCCGTCGGCTTTGCAAAATCCACTGCTGGAGAATATGCCGGAAACATCTTCTGGGTCGTGGGTTTTGCCCTGATCGTTTCATGGCTCGTGGCTGTCACCTTCACACCTTATCTCGGCGTCAAGATGCTGCCGGACATCAAGCCTGCCGAGGGTGGCCATGAAGCCATCTACAATACACCGAACTACCGTCGCCTGCGGTCAACCATCGCCTTTGCTGTTCGCCACAAGTTCATGACCTGCGCAATCGTTGGCATCACCATGGCTGTCTCTGTCGTTGGAATGGGTGGCGTGAAGCAACAGTTCTTCCCGACATCGGATCGGCCTGAGGTCTTGGTCGAAGTGCGCATGCCGGAAGGCACGAGCATTGAGGCCACGACATCGGCGGTCAAAAAAGTCGAGGATTGGCTGCAGACCCAGCCCGAGACCAATATCGTTACAAGTTATGTCGGTCAGGGTGCACCTCGGTTCTTCTTTGCAATGGCACCAGAATTGCCGGATCCCGCTTTCGCGAAGGTCGTCGTGCTTACGCCTGATGCGCATGCACGAGAGGAATTGAAGCACCGTCTTCGTGCCGCCATATCGGAAGGTCTTGTACCCGAGGCGTCCGTTCGCGTGACCCAGCTTGTCTTTGGTCCTTACACACCGTTCCCGGTCGAGTTTCGCATTATGGGGCCTGATCAGGATGAGCTCTATCGGATATCCGAACAGGCTCTGGCCATCATGAAAACCGTTCCGGATGTCCGTCAGGCAAACCGTGACTGGGGCAACCGCACCCCTGTCCTAAGGTTCGTGCCTGATCAGGAACGACTCAATCTGATCGGTCTGTCGCCTTCGGAGGCAGCACAGCAGATGCAGTTGCTGCTGAGCGGCATTCCGGTCACGCAGGTGCGCGATAATATTCGCAACGTGCCTGTCGTAGCCCGCAGCGCAGGCGAAAATCGCCTCGACCCATCACGCTTGGCGGACTTCTCACTGATGAGCAGGGATGGACGTCAGGTTCCATTGGATCAGCTCGGGCACTCCGAGATCCGGTTCGAGGAGCCGATCCTGAAGCGTCGCGACCGGACACCGGTCATCACGATCAGGTCCGATATCAACGAGGCGACCCAGCCGCCGGAAGTGTCTCAACAGGTGATGAAGGCGCTACAGCCGCTGATCGCATCGCTTCCGGTCGGATACCGGATCGAGATGGGCGGCAACATCGAGGAGTCGCTGAAGGCCAACGCGGCGCTGGTTCAGGTCTTCCCGCTCATGATCGCAGCCACATTGATTGTCATCATCTTGCAGGTTCGCAGCTTGTCGACGATGACGATGGTGATGCTAACTGCACCGCTTGGCCTTGCCGGAGTGGTTCCGACGTTACTGCTGTTCAATCAACCGTTCGGTTTCAATGCCATCCTCGGCTTGATCGGACTGGCGGGTATCCTCATGCGCAACACGCTGATCCTGACGGAGCAGATAAAGGAAAATCAGGCGGCTGGTCTCCATGATTACCATGCCGTTATCGAAGCGACGGTGCAGCGGACAAGACCCGTAATCCTGACTGCGCTTGCGGCGATCCTGGCTTTCATACCGCTGACTCATTCGGTGTTCTGGGGATCGATGGCTTATACGCTGATCGGTGGAACGGCGGCCGGGACAGCGATGATCCTGCTTTTCCTGCCAGCGCTCTACGCCGTTTGGTTCCGCATTAAGCCCCCGAAAGCTGAAGCTTCTCAGCAGACTGATATTCAGCGGGAGCCGGGCCATGGACATGCTATGGCGGCGGAGTAG